CGTTTACACAGATCTCGATATGCATCTATTTGAGACAATATAACTTTTTTGTCGTTTTGTGTGAATTTTATCAAATCGACGTTCCATTCAACATCCTTCCAGCTGTTTCTCAATCATCGATGGCGCATGTCGTCTCTATTATTTAATTGAGGTCTAGTGCAGATCTACAGTTGCCTCCGTCTGTCTGTTCAAGTGTGTATATCTGTGTAGATCCTTTTTTAACTTCTTTATTTAGGCCAGGACGCGACGGAGGCGTTTGAAGACATAGGACACAGCTTCAGCGCCAGGCAGATGGCAGCGCCGTTCGCCATCGGAGTTCTCGAAGGATGCGAAAAATCTGCCACGGGCTGCATGAACAAAACGCTTCCGCGGAAAAACTGCTGCACTTCTGTAGGAAAACAAAACGGTTCTTCGAAGATAATAAGTCGATCTCATCTGCAGGAGCACAAGCGTCATGTTGCTCTCTGGCCATCTGGCTCTGTTGAtatgtctctctcgatcTGTCTGGTGGCTTCTCTCACATTTCTGCAGAACCgattctcttctttcttcctctcttgttctcgttttcgtctcttccttcgtctgtcttcaactcgccttctctctctccactttctgaTTGCAGTGAagccttcgctctctctgtctgttgctctctgcgttcgtTTTTCACTTGCTGGAAGATGCCGTCTCTGTGAACTCCAGAGGTTCGAGAGAGGCCTTCGTTGTTTTCccttttcgcgttttcagGCCACTGCGACAAAGGGCGCCGATTCTGTGAAAGGCAGCGTCGGCGCCGCCGCTCTGGTTGTTctcgcagcagcagcagctgtctTCTACATTCTGAATCTTTCTTGACAAGCACAGCCACACTGGAGAACGGCCGTTGCCGGCaaaagacagagggaaggccgaggaaaagagctgagaagaagtgaagaagacgtttacaaaggagagacgaagtccccgagaggagaaaaggagacagacacagaggaggagacatgAGAGAAGCCACCCTTCGTTGTGTCTCCGTGGAGAGGGATCCTCTTCAACGCTCTCTtatctgctttttcttctgtcgcactttacttttttttctcgtacCCTCGACACCGATTCCCGATTgttcgttttcgtttttttcctccccTTTCGTCCTTCGCAACCTGGTtgctctttccttttcgcgtctgttctttgaaagagagagatgcgtttccctgagaagcagaagctcgGCTCTTCAACAGAGATGCACGCAGTGTGTACCTCAAGCGTCTTCTGCCTTAAACTTTCCgatctcctcttcctttttatctcgctctctccatctctcctGCGAGTCCAcatctctcctctttcgcctcgAAAAagactgtctcttcctctctaaAACGGACCATCTCTAGGATGCACGAAACAGCGCGGAGACACGCGTCTCACCGTTTCCACTGAAATTGCCCTTTACACGCCCGGCAGACAGCGTGGTGAGATTCCGAGTCGAAATGGTCGCGCAGAAGCCTTGAAATCTGACTCGCTGCTCAACGCCGCCCCCAAACCTGCGATCTTTTTTCGCTGAACTCGAAACACCCGAAGTGAAACGAGATTCTTCGAGAAAATGCAGGCCTTCGAGACACCTGTCACGGACGTGTATTTATTCTTTTCTCTAGATCTGCATTTATTCACTCTGTACGCGAAAGGGAtgcctcttttttttctacAGAGTTTCACTGAAAAGAAGAATCCGACATCCAAGCTGGAGATGAAGACCTGCAACTGCAACAGCGCAGGCATGCTGTGAATCCTGCGGATCTCGCGTTTCCGAAGAAATCGGAAGACGCTCCGGCGGACATTCGCAGCACCCCAAATTCCGTTTCTGTTGCGCCTCCTCTAACTCGATGTCGAACGCAAGCAAATGCACCAGATTCCCAAGAGGCGCACTGtgagaaaagaaatgcaGCCAAGCGACGACACAGCTCGACAGTGTCCAGAGTAGAGAAAGGACAACGAACGCGTACGTCGAGGAAAAATACGcgaacagaggcgagagagggagaaagccTGTCTTTtcgtcctgtctcctctcaaaagaaagcaaacaaacagaaaagagacggagCACCCCAACGTCGCGACTCCTCGCCGTCTCACACAAAGAAAGGCCTGCTTCGGCTTTCTGCGTCAGACAACATatccgaatataagccgaagCCGCTGAGATGCGGCCGGCAGTCAGTTTGTCCACGGAAATTCGGCAGAGAGGCACGGAGACACCTTCAGGTTGATGTATTCACATCTACATGCTTGGGCCGAAATGTACGAACAATGTGAGTatttccccttctctgtaAAACGAAAAAAGTAGAGACATATACCCTAAATCCTAAAcatatttaaatatatatatatatatatatataaatgtataaaAACAAATATATATTGCTGTAGATTTAAACGCGTATGACGCATTTCTTAACGAGTCTCGGACaccagagacgaagaaacagaagcctCCGAAAgaggcttctctcttcagctgtacatttctctcttgttgttCGTGCTCGCCGCAGcggtctcttctgtttcctttgaAGAAAAGCGGAGCACCCTTCTCCTTTCGAAGTTCGAGAAagttcgctgtctccggttctccactttcttctcgaagGCCCTCTGCGAACAAGCCTACCTCTTTTCAAGAACCGGAGCGCGTCCGTGAAACGTTGACTGTGCATAactccgtttttttcagtaTCCCTTCCAAACAACGCATACATCCAGTCGATGTGATTAACTATTCAAATAaacatataaacatatgtatatatatatgcctataTTGTACatattgtatatatatatatattgtatatgcatgcgtgtatgtgcatgtaccCAGGTGTATATACCCCTCTGGATGATCATTCTTGTGTGGGAGGCGTCTCggtttgtgtctctgcctttttttcttttcgcgctgccttttctttcagGTAGTTTTCCCATACTTCTCGCGCATTGTGACTCAAGTAGATGCACTGCCGCACGATGCGTTCCCCAGGAAGGTCCTCTTTCGCAGAAGGATTttcagtttcttccttctctctctcgagctctGCGGCGTCCAGGTCGAAGGCAAGCGCGACGGAAGTCCAGATGCTTCGCGCCTTGTCGCTCTTCGCCACCTACGGAGACGCAGCACCGAGACAGGTTTCGAAGCATCACGAACCGGGGGACCTGCGTCGAACGCGAGAGGCTCCCATGTCCTGCCGGAGTCCACGTCCGTCcaggagaaggggagagaaaacgtcgGAGACGTTCATTCGAAAGGGCagaagacggcagagagagacaacttagaaaagagaaacggcgATGGGGCGGAAGGAGGTGCATCAGGAtttgaaaaggaagaaaccggtgagagaggaacgacgctgaaaaagaaaacggagaaccTGCCAAGAAAACATGTAGCAACCGTGGTATCTTTTTTCCAAcgcctccagagaagacggcTCCCCGCCTCGTGGAGATCTTGGAcagttcgtttcctttcaaATTGTAAGTCTCTCTGAAGTGAGAGAAGCCGATCGCAAACCTTGTTGACTCACATCCCTGGATTTGCTTCCTTGACTTGCCTGGTGGCGGAGAAACTCCCGGATTTTCttggacagagaagagcgacgaagagcgtCGAGGTCGACCCAAGCAAACCAGTGGACATCGATTCGCACGTTTTCCAGCAGGTCCCTCGCCGGCATGTCTTGCAGAAATTCCTTCGAAAaacgtttttcctcttcagtgttcttctcttcttcccccttctgCTCGGGCGCGTTCTCTCTTGGCGAACTCGCATCTtcgctcgctctcttcttcgaccgccagaggaaagacagcggAGAGCTGCGTTGCCCTCGGTGCCTTTTTccggacgcagaggaaagtCCAGCACCGCTGTCTTTCGCGGCTTCCGCTCCAGTCCTTTCCGGAGCGGCGACGTGGAAGCTGCGAtcagacgagagaaggaaaagaggactcgtgaccaagagagagaaggaacggaggagaaaacgcaagagaacgagggggaaacgagagaacagagcggagaggcggcaggggAAAGCGATGAACAGAAAGACTGAACGTAGGAGAACGAACTGGAAACTgtgggaggaaagaagaaaaggaaaaggaagacggaAAGTCAGCGCAACAGAACAAAGTGAcacgaaacggagagaaaaaactgaaaACACGAGGAAAAATTCAAAGACAGAACACCAagcagtcgaagaagaaaaacgacgctTACCGGTACTGCGTGTGGGCATGCAACTGAACGCCCACAGGCTGCTcagacgccgaagaagacaagagagaagaagaagaatgagaagaaggcagtcTTTGCCGCCTGGAGTGAGAAAAGAGAGTGACAAGCTGATTGTGCAGGGACTGGGTggggagaggaacgaggagacaaagaggagaaagagaaagaagaggaaacaggaagtcCACACTCGACCCCCCAGTGTAGGTCCGACTCTGCAAATGAAGAATCAACAACGCTTCGAGAATCGAATCCAACGAAGCGGCTTTGCAGTCCGAACAAAGAACATGGTGCAGACGCGTGACGACTCGCGAAAATCCATCAgaacctgaaaaaaacaagacaaCCATGCAGCCTCCAGttcgctctttcctctccaagTTCTCggtttccctcctctctctttctcttcttccgtgtggactgtcgctctctctgtcgcctctctctcgaggaagagaggaggcatGGTGCCTGCTGTCCGGTCGTTGAGAGGCCCCGGCGGAGAGTTCTTCGAACTCGGACAGGACTCGCGATTTCTTTCTGGACTTTCTCGGATTGCACGCACCTGCGAGGAGGCTCCCGTtgatgaggaagaagtcgcgTTGTGCGTCTTTTGCGTCTTGAACAAGATgagggagagcagaaggcgaagaaatgtccacttcgtcttctcggaAACAGATGGGCGGCAGGTGCACAAGGCGGTGCCTGAGCAGCGAGGAgtcgagacgcagaagaggcggcAAAGGTGAGAAGAGCcaagagagcgacgccgcAGCAACGCATACCCCACAGGAAGCTGTCCAGAGGGAGAGCCGGAGGCCGCCGAAATACCTTTCCagtcgacacagagacacagttCCTAGGATTTCACCTTCTACGCTGTGAGCCGGAATACTCACAGAACAGCGATGGAGAAGGTCAGTGAaacgcgcgcgcgcctctcagacaaatctctctctcttccgcaacctccctcttcttcgtctccctgcATGTTCATACATTTCTAACGCCACCGGCAAACCGCTCTTCTATTTTGTCGCTTCCCTCCTCTGAAAAGGCGAGGCAAAACTCGCGCGTCGCGAAGGCCAATCGGTGCCATCCCCTGTTCAGCAGAGTTCTCTGCGCCCGGTAGAGCCTCACAAGAAGTCCAGAAGGTCTTCCGCCGCACTCGGCCGCATGCGCTCgatctctgctttctgcagaAGATCGACAAAGTCTCCGCGGCACGTTGACTCCGTCCAGAAGCGTTCGAAAGCAgctgtcgcctcctctccccccCCGCCGCTCtccggtgtacagacagcccGGAAGTGGACGGCGAggcgctctctgtctcgctcgaGTTTCCTGCCCTCGCCGAGACCGACCGACGCGCGCCGCGAAGAAAACTGGGGAGAATATTGCCGAGACTGCGCGGCCGGCGAAGGCTCAAGGAGACTCTGTGAAGCGGCGACCGGCGCGTCTCCTGACGACTCAAGTCCACATACACCCGAGTCGACTGTCGAGACGCTCGCTTCGCGCCAGGCCTCCGCTTGTTTCTgcggaagaaacgaagccaCAGAACCGAAATACATCGAGACAAacacacgaaaaaaaacaaatgGACAGAGCgatatctatacatatatatatatatatgtataaagtcgcacatatatatatatatagaaaTGTATTTATAAAtattcatatgtatatgcatataaatgtataaaTGTAAATGTATTATATTTACATATCCGtcaatgtatatatacatgcatataggGCAGAGAGGTCGGGGGTACGGCTGTATTTCCGATTTCGCACAGATCTGTTCTGTTTCCCCCTTGTTCATTTTCCACGCATTTTTTTCTGGTGTTCCTGGTGgagtctgtctcccttctgccGCGGCTTTTCTTCCGTCGCTACctcggcagagagacagctggatgccgcggagagaagcgacaggcgaAGGAAGTCGACTGAGAGGGAAAGTGCGACGGCCTGCAAGCGtcgaaagagggagacgcgtTTTTGAAGACAGTTCAGAAGCGCAGCAGCCGAGCAACGCGtcgcgagacgaagaggagacgacacagaagctgctggaagacgagagaacaTACGGCAGAAGACCTAAAACAACGGATTGAACgcgcacacagagagaagagagagaagaaagagaagaaagagaagaccgggaggggaaaggagagaatcgaagcgagaacgcgacggcgagaaaaggagggagaaacgcagagacagcggcggaTACCAATAGTGataagagagagaagggagagaagaagaggattTAGCAAGgtgcagagaagcggagaaagaatTCGCACTGACTGTgtcagagagaggcgcacaGAGGCTGAAGAGGAAAGTCGGAAGACTCAGGGATAGAAGAGGAGCACGAAGCCAAAGCATCTGTTTCAGTTCCACGGTTAGCACAGTGAGGCTCTTATCTCGCACCCAAGCGTCGGTTGAGAGCACCGACTTCTTACCTCCTCGGCAATTTCTTTGCGCTTCGCATTTATTTCAAAGAACGCAGACACCAtagttttctctcctttctctctgtctccttcttcgcggcatccctccttctctcgttcatcgtctctcgctttctctgttttctcgcgcACCACACGCAACGCCTCTGCGGCGAGACGAGCCAAGTCTTCGGCGAATTCTTCGTCGAGTTGTCCGTTCGACTCTGCGCGCGAAGCAGCGTCTATACACTCGAGGTCTGCGAGCCTCGCCGCTTCCCAGAAGGCCGAGGCGCGCCGCGAAATTTCCTCCAGGTCGCCGAGAAGGTCTTTCTTGGACAAGTCTCTCCATCGCAGTCGGTCCGAGGCAgcgcagagcgacagagaagaagaagaagaggacgaagaagagaacgaagtaagaaaaggagagggacgctgagaagagggagagagaggaaacgcgggagacacTGAAGAGACCGAAGCTTCCATGGCTGGTCCGTCGCGGTAGTCACGCAGAGCGCGcacaagaaaggaaaagaatgagaggagagagaagccacGAGCGCGAAGGAC
This portion of the Toxoplasma gondii ME49 chromosome III, whole genome shotgun sequence genome encodes:
- a CDS encoding hypothetical protein (encoded by transcript TGME49_276100) translates to MEASVSSVSPAFPLSPSSQRPSPFLTSFSSSSSSSSSLSLCAASDRLRWRDLSKKDLLGDLEEISRRASAFWEAARLADLECIDAASRAESNGQLDEEFAEDLARLAAEALRVVREKTEKARDDEREKEGCREEGDREKGEKTMVSAFFEINAKRKEIAEEAVALSLSVDFLRLSLLSAASSCLSAEKQAEAWREASVSTVDSGVCGLESSGDAPVAASQSLLEPSPAAQSRQYSPQFSSRRASVGLGEGRKLERDRERLAVHFRAVCTPESGGGGEEATAAFERFWTESTCRGDFVDLLQKAEIERMRPSAAEDLLDFLHRLVHLPPICFREDEVDISSPSALPHLVQDAKDAQRDFFLINGSLLAGSDGFSRVVTRLHHVLCSDCKAASLDSILEALLILHLQSRTYTGGSSVDFLFPLLSLSPLCLLVPLPTQSLHNQLVTLFSHSRRQRLPSSHSSSSLLSSSASEQPVGVQLHAHTQYRFHVAAPERTGAEAAKDSGAGLSSASGKRHRGQRSSPLSFLWRSKKRASEDASSPRENAPEQKGEEEKNTEEEKRFSKEFLQDMPARDLLENVRIDVHWFAWVDLDALRRSSLSKKIREFLRHQVAKSDKARSIWTSVALAFDLDAAELEREKEETENPSAKEDLPGERIVRQCIYLSHNAREVWENYLKEKAARKEKKAETQTETPPTQE